CCTGAATTTGATATTCGCCCATTTACTATGACCGGCCATCGCCTTTACCTCTATACTGTCAAATAGTCAAATTATACCTTGTTCGGGAAATAAAAAGAACGGGAGACTGAATGAAACTCGACAAGCTTATTTGCTTCAAGCTATGCTAGTGACCTTATTTTGCAAGGGAGGAGGCATTGAGTGTATCTCGCAGGCTTTGGCAACTTTCATCAAACGGAAGCAATCCCGGGTTCTTTACCGAAAGAACAGAATTCGCCTCAGGAATGTCCTTTCGGTCTTTACGCCGAACAATTAAGTGGCAGTGCCTTTACCAGGCCCCGCCACCTCAACCTGCGAAGCTGGCTCTATCGCACAGCGCCGTCGGTTATCCAGGGCGATTACGTTCCTTATCGGGAGCAACCCTTAGTCCAGTTTGATACGCTGCAACCCCCCAACCCGTTTCGCTGGTCGCCTTTCCCCTCCAGGGATGAGCCGACGGATTTCGTTGACGGGCTTTTTCATTTAGCCGGCAATACCAGTAACAATGCGTTCCTCTACCAGTGCAACCGTTCCATGCACCAGCGTTATTTTTCCAACAGCGACGGTGAAATGCTGCTCGTCCCCTACCTCGGAGATCTGCTGCTTCACACGGAATTTGGCAAACTGTCCATTGGTCCGGGTAAAATTGCGGTGATTCCCCGCGGGGTTAAGTTCCGGGTGGAATTAAACAGCCCGCTTGCCTCAGGTTACCTGTGTGAAAACGCCGGCATGCCGCTTACCCTGCCGCAATTAGGCCCGATTGGCGCCAACGGCTTGGCCAATCCCCGTCATTTTCTATATCCCTGCGCTGATTATGAGGAGCGGCATCACGAGGTGAAACTGATATGTAAATACCAACACCGTCTCTGGGCAGCCGATAGCCCCCACTCCCCGCTCAATGTGGTCGCCTGGCAGGGAAATTACGCCCCCTACAGTTACGATCTTTCATTATTCAATACCATCAATACCGTCAGTTTTGATCACCCCGATCCATCCATTTTTACAGTGTTGACTTCCGAAAGCCACCTACCCGGCATTGCCAACCTGGATTTTGTCATTTTCCCGCCGCGATGGATGGTGGCCGAGCACACCTTCCGCCCGCCCTACTTCCACCGCAACATCATGAGTGAGCTCATGGGATTAATTCAGGGTGAATACGATGCCAAACCGGATGGTTTTTTGCCAGGCGGCGTTAGCATCCATAATT
This Legionella sp. MW5194 DNA region includes the following protein-coding sequences:
- the hmgA gene encoding homogentisate 1,2-dioxygenase produces the protein MYLAGFGNFHQTEAIPGSLPKEQNSPQECPFGLYAEQLSGSAFTRPRHLNLRSWLYRTAPSVIQGDYVPYREQPLVQFDTLQPPNPFRWSPFPSRDEPTDFVDGLFHLAGNTSNNAFLYQCNRSMHQRYFSNSDGEMLLVPYLGDLLLHTEFGKLSIGPGKIAVIPRGVKFRVELNSPLASGYLCENAGMPLTLPQLGPIGANGLANPRHFLYPCADYEERHHEVKLICKYQHRLWAADSPHSPLNVVAWQGNYAPYSYDLSLFNTINTVSFDHPDPSIFTVLTSESHLPGIANLDFVIFPPRWMVAEHTFRPPYFHRNIMSELMGLIQGEYDAKPDGFLPGGVSIHNCMTAHGPDNTAYQQAIKDPLKPVQYKNTLAFMFETNETWLINPTAMAHPARQKDYTQCWQTLPFAYTS